Proteins co-encoded in one Deinococcus planocerae genomic window:
- a CDS encoding RICIN domain-containing protein: MPHLFHTSRLTAAPAALGLTLLLAACNGQQAPAARAAPGDAAPVLGSLALPDSGQTYTLTNVCSGKALDISGASQQDGALAVQRTPSGAMSQQWTVTGTDAGYVRLTARHSGKALDVLGAGSANSTNAGQWSWTGSLNQHWRFEDQGNGTYELIPRHAQGMRLDVRGASSLDGAQVQIYTDNNTCAQRWRLTTVGTTETAPVAPVAAPAPTVTRRVMPLGDSITDGYNIPGGYRPELFQKLTAAALSTDFVGSLRNGNLTDRDHEGHSGWRIDEISARVDGWVDAYQPEVILLMIGTNDMIQNYDVARAPARLGALLDKINARRPAATVLVASIPPMSDATRNNRARTYNAAIPNLVQTRAAAGRKVRFVDAYPQLTLSDLADGVHPNAAGYSKLANVWMNALRGL; this comes from the coding sequence ATGCCGCACCTTTTCCACACGTCCCGCCTCACCGCCGCGCCCGCCGCCCTCGGGCTGACCCTGCTGCTCGCGGCGTGTAACGGCCAGCAGGCCCCCGCCGCGCGGGCGGCCCCGGGGGACGCGGCGCCCGTGCTCGGCTCGCTCGCCCTGCCCGACTCCGGGCAGACCTACACGCTGACGAACGTCTGCTCGGGCAAGGCGCTTGACATCTCCGGCGCCTCTCAGCAGGACGGGGCCCTGGCGGTGCAGCGGACCCCCAGCGGAGCGATGAGTCAGCAATGGACCGTCACGGGCACCGACGCCGGGTACGTCCGGCTCACGGCGCGGCACAGCGGCAAGGCGCTCGACGTGCTGGGCGCGGGCAGCGCAAACAGCACGAACGCCGGGCAGTGGAGCTGGACCGGGAGCCTGAACCAGCACTGGCGGTTCGAGGACCAGGGCAACGGCACCTACGAGCTGATCCCGAGGCACGCCCAGGGGATGCGGCTCGACGTGCGCGGCGCGTCCAGCCTCGACGGGGCGCAGGTCCAGATCTACACCGACAACAACACCTGCGCGCAGCGCTGGCGCCTCACGACCGTCGGCACGACCGAGACGGCGCCAGTGGCCCCCGTGGCGGCGCCCGCCCCCACCGTCACCCGCCGCGTGATGCCGCTGGGCGACTCGATCACCGACGGGTACAACATCCCCGGGGGCTACCGGCCCGAGCTGTTCCAGAAGCTCACGGCGGCGGCTCTCTCCACCGACTTCGTGGGCTCGCTGCGAAACGGCAACCTCACCGACCGCGACCACGAGGGCCACTCGGGCTGGCGCATCGACGAGATCTCGGCGCGGGTGGACGGCTGGGTGGACGCCTACCAGCCGGAGGTCATCCTCCTGATGATCGGCACGAACGACATGATCCAGAACTACGACGTGGCCAGGGCCCCGGCCCGGTTGGGCGCCCTGCTCGACAAGATCAACGCCCGCCGCCCCGCCGCCACCGTCCTCGTCGCGTCCATCCCGCCCATGAGCGACGCGACCCGCAACAACCGGGCGCGGACCTACAACGCCGCGATCCCGAACCTGGTCCAGACCCGCGCCGCGGCGGGCAGGAAGGTCCGCTTCGTGGACGCGTACCCGCAGCTCACGCTCTCAGACCTCGCGGACGGCGTGCACCCCAACGCGGCGGGCTACAGCAAGCTGGCGAACGTCTGGATGAACGCCCTGCGCGGCCTCTGA
- a CDS encoding IclR family transcriptional regulator: MRSLALLRPDRARVQESARRAATLDTTGTLTLPALHLSVGQGVSVVCDLFREDRPSLVTDQPMDHTEAVFGRFPPLHTLEAEAPGFRHGESAVQLVQAACGRGRRRFLPRLPPCSAPSTARGGCSACSRPERPEWGVSEVACALGLSKTRAHALLSSLAHVGLLHRMQTGRYRLGFRVLALSRVLLGHTPWREVATAEMRVLASRVGGRVGLAAFDRVDLVVVAEVPMGEPREGAAPQDTAAGQVMLAHRSARTVRAVLAAHAGDEGPAAETVTATLRAVRQQGFAAVGESGGGRWSVAAPVRNHTGEVIAALSVTAPAPQFARDGETLRREVVAAALVSARIGDDGPPTPPRRPARHSE, translated from the coding sequence GTGCGGAGCCTGGCCCTGCTGCGGCCCGACCGGGCAAGGGTGCAGGAGTCGGCCCGGCGTGCCGCGACCCTGGACACGACGGGAACGCTCACGCTGCCTGCCCTCCACCTGTCGGTGGGGCAGGGCGTTTCCGTGGTCTGTGACCTGTTCAGGGAGGACCGCCCAAGCCTGGTGACGGACCAGCCGATGGATCACACCGAGGCGGTCTTCGGGCGGTTTCCTCCCCTGCACACCCTGGAGGCGGAGGCGCCGGGGTTCCGGCACGGCGAAAGCGCGGTGCAGCTCGTCCAGGCGGCCTGCGGGCGGGGGAGACGACGCTTTTTGCCTAGACTGCCCCCATGCTCGGCACCATCGACCGCGCGGGGCGGGTGCTCGGCCTGTTCACGCCCGGAGCGGCCCGAGTGGGGCGTGAGCGAGGTCGCATGCGCCCTGGGGCTGAGCAAGACCCGCGCGCACGCCCTGCTGAGCAGCCTCGCCCACGTCGGCCTGTTGCACCGGATGCAGACCGGGCGCTACCGCCTGGGCTTTCGCGTCCTCGCTCTGTCGCGGGTGCTGCTCGGGCACACGCCGTGGCGCGAGGTGGCGACGGCAGAAATGCGCGTCCTGGCCTCCCGGGTCGGGGGCCGGGTGGGGCTGGCCGCCTTCGACCGGGTGGACCTCGTGGTCGTGGCCGAGGTGCCCATGGGCGAGCCGCGGGAGGGGGCAGCCCCGCAGGACACCGCCGCGGGGCAGGTCATGCTCGCCCACCGCTCGGCCCGCACCGTGAGGGCCGTGCTCGCCGCCCACGCCGGGGACGAGGGGCCTGCCGCCGAGACGGTCACCGCCACGCTCCGCGCAGTGCGTCAGCAGGGCTTCGCCGCCGTGGGCGAGTCCGGTGGCGGGCGGTGGAGTGTCGCCGCGCCCGTCCGCAACCACACGGGCGAGGTCATCGCGGCCCTGAGCGTGACGGCCCCCGCCCCGCAGTTCGCCCGCGACGGGGAGACCCTGCGCCGGGAGGTGGTGGCCGCCGCCCTCGTCAGCGCCCGCATCGGGGACGACGGCCCGCCGACCCCTCCCCGCCGTCCGGCCAGGCATTCCGAATAA
- the pcaD gene encoding 3-oxoadipate enol-lactonase, with product MTFLAAGPLTLHAHVSGTEGAPPLVLLNPIGSDLRVWDEVVRELGSSFRTVQYDLRGQGLSDAPEGEYRLEDHVADLLALLDVLGLERVSLAGCSLGGLVAQAFALGHPGRVERLALLDTLPRVGTPEGWQERMEGVRAQGLPALAPTLIRRWFAPAFFETQPAAARGYTTLLARSPQAGYLGSCAALRDADLTDEVRHLRLPTLVLCGEHDVSTPPEECRKLAMRLGARFEAIEAAAHLPMVERPAEVARLLRDFLGEGTAATRYERGMAVRRRVLGDAHVDRATEAVTDLDRDFQSFITEYAWGGPWSRGHLDTRTRHLLTLAVLTALPREHELEMHVRATRNTGVTEDDLREVFLHVAVYAGVPVANRAFQIAKRVLSERNGP from the coding sequence TTGACGTTCCTCGCCGCTGGTCCCCTCACCCTGCACGCGCACGTCTCCGGCACCGAGGGCGCGCCCCCGCTCGTCCTCCTCAACCCCATCGGCAGCGATCTGCGCGTGTGGGACGAGGTGGTCCGCGAGCTGGGCAGCTCGTTCCGAACGGTCCAGTATGACCTGCGGGGGCAGGGGCTCTCGGACGCCCCGGAGGGCGAGTACCGGCTGGAGGATCACGTCGCGGACCTCCTCGCCCTGCTGGACGTGCTCGGGCTGGAGCGGGTCTCGCTGGCGGGGTGTTCGCTCGGCGGGCTGGTCGCGCAGGCGTTCGCGCTCGGGCACCCCGGGCGGGTGGAGCGGCTCGCGCTGCTCGACACCCTGCCGCGCGTCGGCACCCCGGAGGGCTGGCAGGAGCGCATGGAGGGGGTGCGGGCCCAAGGGCTCCCGGCGCTCGCCCCCACCCTGATCCGGCGCTGGTTCGCCCCCGCCTTCTTCGAGACGCAGCCCGCCGCCGCGCGCGGGTACACGACGCTTCTCGCCCGCAGCCCCCAGGCCGGATACCTCGGCAGTTGCGCCGCCCTGCGTGACGCCGACCTCACGGACGAGGTTAGGCATCTGCGGCTCCCCACCCTGGTGCTGTGCGGGGAGCACGACGTGAGCACCCCCCCGGAGGAGTGCCGAAAGCTCGCCATGCGGCTAGGAGCCCGCTTCGAGGCCATTGAGGCCGCCGCGCACCTCCCGATGGTGGAGCGGCCCGCCGAGGTCGCCCGGCTGCTGCGCGATTTCCTGGGCGAGGGGACTGCCGCCACCCGGTATGAGCGGGGCATGGCCGTTCGCCGCCGGGTGCTGGGGGACGCGCACGTGGACCGGGCCACGGAGGCCGTCACCGACCTCGACCGCGACTTCCAAAGCTTCATCACCGAGTACGCCTGGGGGGGGCCGTGGTCGCGCGGTCACCTCGACACCCGCACCCGGCACCTCCTCACCCTTGCGGTGCTGACCGCCCTGCCCCGCGAGCACGAGCTGGAGATGCACGTCCGCGCGACGCGGAACACGGGCGTGACCGAGGACGACCTGCGCGAGGTCTTTCTCCACGTCGCCGTGTATGCCGGGGTGCCCGTCGCCAACCGCGCGTTTCAAATCGCCAAACGAGTCCTCTCCGAAAGGAATGGCCCATGA
- the pcaH gene encoding protocatechuate 3,4-dioxygenase subunit beta, whose protein sequence is MTQSPPKPQQPGSVHAPHLFPPYTSSVKRAPHELLIPLPAALENLHGPVFGSGRLRPDDHDTTRNARVNGEPLGERVIVRGRLLDSSGRPVRGALIETWQANAAGRYVHARDTHDAPLDPNFTGTARMLTDERGEYELISIKPGAYPWGNHPNAWRPAHIHFSVFGTGFTQRLVSQMYFPGDPLLAYDPIYGSIPDEKGRQRLISRFDLNLTQPNWALGYRFDIVLGGSAQTPFEEPDHDH, encoded by the coding sequence ATGACCCAATCGCCGCCGAAACCTCAACAGCCGGGCAGCGTCCACGCGCCCCACCTGTTCCCGCCCTACACGAGCAGCGTGAAGCGGGCGCCCCACGAACTGCTGATCCCGCTCCCCGCCGCCCTGGAGAACCTGCATGGCCCGGTCTTCGGCTCTGGCCGCCTGCGCCCGGACGACCACGACACCACCCGGAACGCGCGGGTGAATGGCGAGCCGCTGGGGGAGCGCGTCATCGTGCGCGGGCGGCTTCTCGACTCCTCCGGGCGGCCCGTGCGCGGCGCCCTGATCGAGACGTGGCAGGCGAATGCCGCCGGGCGGTACGTCCACGCGCGGGACACGCACGACGCGCCGCTCGACCCCAACTTCACGGGCACGGCGCGGATGCTCACCGACGAGCGCGGCGAGTACGAGCTGATCTCCATCAAGCCCGGCGCGTACCCCTGGGGCAACCACCCCAACGCCTGGCGCCCGGCACACATCCACTTCAGCGTGTTCGGCACGGGCTTCACCCAGCGGCTGGTGAGCCAGATGTATTTCCCCGGCGATCCCCTCCTCGCCTACGACCCGATCTACGGGAGCATCCCCGACGAGAAGGGACGGCAACGGCTGATCAGCCGCTTCGACCTGAACCTCACCCAGCCGAACTGGGCGCTGGGCTACCGCTTCGACATCGTGCTCGGCGGAAGCGCCCAGACTCCCTTCGAGGAGCCCGACCATGACCACTGA
- the pcaG gene encoding protocatechuate 3,4-dioxygenase subunit alpha, with protein MTTEPRAPLLPEDSNVPAEAFGPSPSQTVGPYFHQGLVSFQGLTGLLGDRTVEAGSDVPGERITLTGRVLDGDGQPIEDALIEVWQADAGGQYADRADAPFTGYSRAHTRTPGHILRIHTVKPGSAGPGLAPRLNVWLGMRGLLTHLITVVYFEDEDNASDPLLALVPAHRRLTLIARREETPDGPVYRLDFRMQGEGETVFFAP; from the coding sequence ATGACCACTGAGCCGCGCGCGCCCCTCCTCCCGGAGGACTCCAACGTCCCCGCGGAGGCGTTCGGTCCTTCGCCGAGCCAGACGGTCGGACCGTACTTCCACCAGGGCCTCGTGAGTTTCCAGGGCCTGACGGGGCTTCTGGGCGACCGGACGGTCGAGGCGGGCAGCGACGTTCCCGGCGAGCGCATCACCCTCACGGGCCGGGTGCTCGACGGCGACGGCCAGCCCATCGAGGACGCCCTGATCGAGGTCTGGCAGGCGGACGCAGGCGGCCAGTACGCCGACCGCGCCGACGCCCCCTTCACCGGGTACAGCCGCGCCCACACCCGCACCCCGGGCCACATCCTCCGCATCCACACGGTCAAGCCGGGCTCGGCGGGTCCCGGCCTCGCCCCGCGCCTGAACGTGTGGCTGGGGATGCGCGGGTTGCTGACCCACCTGATCACGGTGGTCTACTTCGAGGACGAGGACAACGCCTCCGACCCCCTCCTCGCCCTCGTGCCCGCGCACCGCCGCCTCACCCTGATCGCCCGGCGGGAGGAGACGCCGGACGGCCCCGTGTACCGCCTCGACTTCCGGATGCAGGGCGAGGGCGAGACGGTCTTCTTCGCCCCGTGA
- the pcaB gene encoding 3-carboxy-cis,cis-muconate cycloisomerase → MPLTPADSALFGALFSQPEVAALFTDEAYVRRLLEVEGALATVQGRLGVIPGDSAQAIAALTRTFTPDLGALREGLLADGVPVSALLAQLRPALPPAARDHLHFGATTQDIVDTAFVLAAREALGVLRRDLLAVGDRLADLAREHAGTLMPGRTHSQQALPITFGLKAAGWLTPLARHLHRLRELEGRLYVVSLGGAAGTLAALGERGLEVEGALAADLGLAVPPTPWHTARDTVLELAAWLAGASTSLGKLAQDVILLAQSEVGEVREGGGGGGSSTMPQKQNPITSEAILAAASTNAGLLAAVARSGVQEHERGTHGWQVEWLTVPQMLGLTGAALAHTRRLLDGLDAQVERMARNVTASHGLMLAEALSFALVPILPKEEARALIREAVPRALAGEGHLVGLVRERLGPRGDGVDWASLTEERTLGAAPTLIERAIGHYQEARSLPPPTAGGAPPPPPKDAP, encoded by the coding sequence GTGCCCCTGACCCCCGCTGACTCGGCCCTCTTCGGCGCGCTCTTCTCGCAGCCGGAGGTGGCCGCGCTCTTCACCGACGAGGCGTACGTCCGGCGCCTGCTGGAGGTAGAGGGGGCACTCGCCACCGTGCAGGGCAGGTTGGGCGTCATCCCCGGGGACTCGGCGCAGGCCATCGCGGCGCTGACCCGGACCTTCACCCCGGACCTGGGGGCGCTGCGGGAGGGGCTGCTCGCTGACGGTGTGCCGGTGAGCGCCTTGCTCGCCCAGCTTCGCCCGGCCCTGCCCCCCGCCGCGCGGGACCACCTGCACTTCGGCGCGACCACCCAGGACATCGTGGACACGGCCTTCGTGCTCGCCGCGCGGGAGGCGCTGGGCGTGCTGCGCCGCGACCTGCTCGCCGTGGGCGACCGCCTCGCGGACCTCGCCCGGGAGCACGCGGGGACCCTGATGCCGGGCCGCACCCACTCGCAGCAGGCGCTGCCGATTACCTTCGGGCTCAAGGCCGCCGGGTGGCTGACCCCCCTCGCGCGGCACCTCCACCGCCTGCGGGAGCTGGAGGGGCGGCTCTACGTTGTCAGCCTCGGGGGCGCCGCCGGGACCCTCGCCGCCCTGGGGGAGCGCGGCCTGGAGGTGGAGGGGGCGCTCGCCGCCGACCTCGGGCTGGCCGTGCCCCCGACGCCCTGGCACACGGCGCGGGATACCGTCCTCGAACTCGCCGCGTGGCTCGCGGGGGCCTCCACCAGCCTGGGCAAGCTCGCCCAGGACGTGATCCTCCTCGCCCAGAGCGAGGTCGGCGAGGTGCGCGAGGGGGGCGGGGGCGGCGGGTCGAGCACCATGCCGCAGAAGCAGAATCCCATCACCTCGGAGGCGATCCTGGCGGCGGCGAGCACGAACGCCGGGCTGCTCGCCGCCGTCGCCCGGAGCGGCGTGCAGGAGCACGAGCGCGGCACCCACGGCTGGCAGGTCGAGTGGCTCACCGTCCCGCAGATGCTCGGCCTGACCGGCGCCGCCCTCGCCCACACCCGGCGCCTGCTGGACGGCCTGGACGCGCAGGTGGAGCGGATGGCCCGCAACGTCACGGCCTCGCACGGCCTGATGCTCGCCGAGGCGCTGAGCTTCGCCCTCGTCCCCATCCTGCCGAAGGAGGAGGCCAGGGCCCTGATCCGGGAGGCCGTGCCGCGGGCGCTCGCCGGGGAGGGGCACCTCGTCGGGCTCGTCCGGGAGCGCCTGGGGCCGCGGGGCGACGGGGTGGACTGGGCGTCCCTGACGGAGGAACGGACGCTGGGCGCCGCGCCGACCCTGATCGAGCGGGCCATCGGGCATTATCAGGAGGCCAGAAGTCTTCCACCCCCCACCGCCGGAGGAGCCCCCCCTCCGCCCCCAAAGGACGCCCCATGA
- a CDS encoding thiolase family protein codes for MTQTPLQDRDVVIVSAVRTPVGAIRGSLSAVRPDDLAALVIREAVARAGVPAEHVEEVILGCANQAGEDNRNVARMAALLAGLPETVAGLTVNRLCASGLSAVNTAARAIRNGDGDVYIAGGVESMTRAPLTMPKGAQPFANGNVTVYDTTLGWRYPNPAMEAMFPLEAMGETAENIVERSREGTYAGGEITREDQDAFALESQRRTVCALGEGRFRDQIVPVEIKGRKGATLFDTDEHPRYKREGDTFTLATDEATLAGLKPAFRKGGTVTAGNASGLNDGAAALVLMSAAKARELGVTPLARWVGAASAGVDPRVMGLGPIPATRKLMERLGMDVADVDLVELNEAFAAQSLACIRELGLDQSKVNVNGGAIALGHPLGMSGARLIVALTHELARRGARTGLATLCVGVGQGEAALIERVEA; via the coding sequence ATGACCCAGACTCCCCTCCAAGACCGCGACGTGGTGATCGTCTCCGCCGTGAGAACGCCCGTCGGCGCCATCCGTGGCTCGCTCTCCGCCGTCCGCCCCGACGACCTCGCCGCCCTGGTGATCCGGGAGGCCGTCGCCCGCGCGGGCGTTCCCGCCGAACACGTCGAGGAGGTCATCCTCGGCTGCGCCAACCAGGCGGGCGAGGACAACCGTAACGTGGCGCGCATGGCCGCCCTCCTCGCCGGGCTGCCCGAGACGGTGGCAGGCCTGACCGTCAACCGCCTGTGCGCCTCCGGCCTCTCGGCGGTCAACACCGCCGCCCGCGCCATCCGCAACGGCGACGGCGACGTCTACATCGCCGGAGGGGTCGAGAGCATGACCCGCGCGCCCCTCACCATGCCCAAGGGCGCCCAGCCCTTCGCCAACGGCAACGTGACCGTCTACGACACGACGCTGGGCTGGCGCTACCCCAACCCCGCGATGGAGGCGATGTTCCCCCTGGAAGCGATGGGCGAGACCGCGGAGAACATCGTCGAGCGCAGCCGGGAGGGCACCTACGCGGGCGGCGAGATCACCCGCGAGGACCAGGACGCCTTCGCGCTGGAGAGCCAGCGGCGGACGGTCTGCGCGCTGGGCGAGGGCCGTTTCAGGGACCAGATCGTCCCCGTCGAGATCAAGGGCCGCAAGGGCGCGACCCTCTTCGACACGGACGAGCACCCGCGTTACAAGCGCGAGGGGGACACCTTCACGCTGGCGACGGACGAGGCCACGCTCGCCGGACTCAAGCCCGCCTTCCGCAAGGGCGGCACGGTGACGGCGGGGAACGCCTCGGGCCTGAACGACGGCGCGGCGGCCCTCGTCCTGATGAGCGCCGCGAAGGCCCGCGAACTCGGCGTGACGCCCCTCGCCCGCTGGGTGGGCGCGGCGTCGGCGGGGGTGGACCCGCGCGTGATGGGCCTGGGGCCGATCCCCGCCACCCGCAAGCTGATGGAACGGCTGGGCATGGACGTGGCGGACGTGGACCTCGTGGAGCTGAACGAGGCCTTCGCTGCCCAGTCCCTCGCCTGCATCCGCGAGTTGGGGCTGGATCAGAGCAAGGTGAACGTCAACGGCGGCGCCATCGCCCTCGGTCACCCGCTGGGGATGAGCGGGGCGCGGCTCATCGTGGCGCTCACCCACGAACTCGCGCGGCGCGGGGCCAGGACTGGGCTCGCCACCCTCTGCGTCGGCGTCGGGCAGGGGGAGGCGGCGCTGATCGAGCGGGTGGAGGCGTGA
- a CDS encoding 3-oxoacid CoA-transferase: MKRVPVITAQEAAAMVRSGQTLLVGGFGMTGNPVHLTHALAELPTNDLTYVANNVSEPGLGGGRLLRNGQLRKAVGSYFTSNPEAVKAYQAGKLEVQLLPQGTLAEAVRAGGAGLGGFYTPTAAGTVIAEGADVRVLNGREMVFVPGIRGDVAFIRAWRADTAGNLQYRLTEQNFNRAMATAADLVIAEVEEIVEVGEIDPEHVHTPGLYVDYLVEAKLSLDDLGSSADVKGGAKKVDEARMHMARRALKELHPGDVVNLGIGIPTLVADLITPGHGVNLHTENGMLGVGPAPEDGGAMEYPVNAGKIPVTALPGASYFDSADSFGMIRGGHVDVAVMGGLQVDEAGNLANWAVPGKPLLGVGGAMDLASGARRLIVTMTHTDPDGTPKIVPECTLPLTSRGSVDMVITDKAVFEFLDGGLTLTELMPGATLEEVRASTGASFRERLTESTGV; the protein is encoded by the coding sequence GTGAAGCGCGTTCCCGTCATCACGGCCCAGGAGGCCGCCGCGATGGTGCGGAGCGGCCAGACCCTCCTCGTCGGCGGCTTCGGCATGACCGGAAACCCGGTCCACCTCACCCACGCGCTCGCCGAACTCCCCACGAACGACCTCACCTACGTCGCCAACAACGTCTCCGAGCCGGGACTGGGGGGTGGGCGGCTGCTCAGAAACGGGCAACTCAGGAAGGCCGTCGGCTCCTACTTCACCTCCAACCCGGAGGCGGTCAAGGCGTACCAGGCCGGGAAGCTGGAAGTCCAACTCCTGCCGCAGGGAACGCTGGCCGAGGCCGTGCGGGCGGGCGGGGCGGGGCTGGGCGGCTTCTACACCCCCACCGCCGCCGGAACCGTGATCGCCGAGGGGGCCGACGTGCGGGTGCTGAACGGGCGGGAGATGGTCTTCGTGCCCGGTATCCGGGGCGACGTGGCCTTTATCCGGGCGTGGCGGGCCGACACGGCAGGCAACCTCCAGTACCGCCTCACCGAGCAGAACTTCAACCGGGCGATGGCGACCGCCGCCGACCTCGTGATCGCCGAGGTCGAGGAGATCGTGGAGGTCGGGGAGATCGACCCCGAGCACGTCCACACGCCGGGCCTGTACGTGGATTATCTGGTGGAAGCGAAGCTCAGCCTGGACGACCTCGGAAGCAGCGCGGACGTGAAGGGCGGCGCCAAGAAGGTGGACGAGGCGCGGATGCACATGGCCCGCCGCGCGTTGAAAGAACTCCACCCCGGCGACGTGGTGAACCTCGGCATCGGCATTCCCACCCTCGTCGCCGACCTGATCACGCCGGGGCACGGGGTCAACCTCCACACCGAGAACGGGATGCTGGGCGTCGGCCCTGCCCCCGAGGACGGCGGCGCGATGGAGTACCCGGTGAACGCGGGCAAGATTCCGGTGACGGCCCTGCCCGGCGCGAGCTACTTCGACTCCGCCGACTCCTTCGGGATGATCCGCGGCGGGCACGTGGACGTGGCGGTGATGGGCGGCCTTCAGGTGGACGAGGCCGGGAATCTGGCGAACTGGGCAGTTCCGGGCAAACCCCTCCTCGGCGTGGGCGGCGCGATGGACCTGGCGAGCGGGGCGCGGCGCCTGATCGTCACCATGACGCACACGGACCCGGATGGCACGCCGAAGATCGTCCCCGAATGCACGCTGCCCCTCACGTCGCGCGGCAGCGTGGACATGGTGATCACCGACAAGGCCGTCTTCGAGTTCCTGGACGGTGGGCTCACCCTGACCGAACTCATGCCGGGCGCGACCCTGGAGGAGGTGCGCGCCTCGACCGGGGCCAGTTTCCGCGAGCGGCTGACCGAGAGCACGGGGGTCTAG
- a CDS encoding winged helix-turn-helix transcriptional regulator — translation MTTRSYGQYCGFSRALELVGERWALLIIRDLLVGPKRFTELRQGLPRIPTNVLTDRLKELEAAGLIERRLLPRPEKSFVYDLTPRGRELDDIVLALGRWGAQHLGEPREHEIVTTDSVAMALRTTFHPQAAQKLRASYELRLGDITLHAKIDYGTLEVGRGPLPDADLLIEAGPELRSLMAGELSPAEALDKGSVRVKGPEELLTRFTELFRIAAPSTGA, via the coding sequence ATGACCACGCGCTCCTACGGGCAGTACTGCGGCTTCAGCCGGGCCCTTGAACTCGTCGGTGAACGCTGGGCGCTCCTGATCATTCGAGACCTCCTGGTCGGTCCCAAACGATTCACTGAATTGCGCCAGGGCCTTCCCCGCATTCCTACCAACGTCCTGACCGACCGCCTCAAGGAGCTGGAAGCGGCGGGCCTGATCGAGCGCCGCCTTCTCCCGCGGCCCGAGAAGTCCTTCGTGTACGACCTCACCCCACGGGGCCGGGAACTCGACGACATCGTTCTCGCGCTTGGGCGGTGGGGCGCGCAGCACCTCGGGGAACCGCGTGAACACGAGATCGTGACGACCGACTCGGTGGCGATGGCGCTCCGCACGACCTTCCACCCACAGGCTGCACAGAAGCTACGCGCCAGCTACGAACTTCGTCTTGGGGACATAACCCTGCACGCCAAGATCGACTACGGCACCCTGGAGGTGGGGCGAGGACCGCTCCCGGACGCGGACCTGCTGATCGAGGCGGGACCGGAACTGAGGTCACTGATGGCCGGTGAACTCTCGCCAGCGGAGGCCCTCGACAAGGGAAGCGTGCGCGTGAAGGGTCCTGAGGAACTGCTGACACGCTTCACCGAACTGTTTCGTATCGCCGCTCCATCTACGGGGGCCTGA
- a CDS encoding alpha/beta fold hydrolase: MNTTPGRYAQVNGLSLYHEVYGQGQPVVLLHGGLGATGMFGEVLPLLARGHQVIAVDLQAHGRTADIDRPLSYEAMADDVATLIRQLGLKNADVMGYSLGGGVALQTAIRHPGVVRKLVLVSTPFRRDGWYPEILAGQAQMAHAAEPMKQTPMYQTYASLAPRPQDWPVLLTKLSALLTQDYDWSQALTNVKVPTLLVAGDGDAVRTAHTTDMFGRLGGGQQDAGWDGSGYGDARLAILPGLTHYTIFSSPLLAATVTPFLDTPLPSAR; this comes from the coding sequence ATGAACACCACTCCCGGTCGGTACGCGCAGGTGAACGGATTGAGCCTGTACCACGAGGTTTACGGCCAGGGCCAGCCGGTCGTGCTCCTCCACGGCGGCCTCGGCGCGACCGGCATGTTCGGCGAGGTGCTGCCCCTCCTCGCGCGGGGGCATCAGGTCATTGCGGTCGATCTGCAAGCCCACGGGCGCACCGCCGACATCGACCGTCCCCTCTCTTATGAGGCAATGGCCGACGACGTGGCTACCCTGATCAGGCAGCTCGGGTTGAAGAACGCGGATGTGATGGGCTACTCCCTGGGTGGTGGTGTCGCCCTTCAGACGGCCATCCGGCACCCTGGGGTGGTCCGGAAACTGGTGCTGGTCTCCACGCCCTTTCGGCGCGACGGCTGGTACCCCGAGATTCTGGCCGGGCAGGCGCAGATGGCGCACGCGGCTGAGCCGATGAAGCAGACACCGATGTACCAGACGTACGCCAGCCTTGCGCCCAGGCCGCAGGACTGGCCGGTGTTGCTGACCAAATTGAGCGCCCTGCTGACCCAGGACTACGACTGGTCGCAGGCACTCACGAACGTCAAGGTGCCCACCCTGCTCGTGGCGGGGGACGGGGACGCCGTGCGTACGGCCCATACCACCGACATGTTCGGGCGACTCGGCGGCGGCCAGCAGGACGCGGGCTGGGACGGCTCGGGGTACGGGGACGCACGTCTAGCCATCCTGCCCGGCCTCACGCACTACACCATCTTCTCCTCGCCCCTTCTCGCCGCGACCGTCACACCTTTCCTCGACACCCCGCTGCCCTCTGCCCGCTGA